A region from the Phycisphaerales bacterium genome encodes:
- a CDS encoding DEAD/DEAH box helicase, protein MTSSPPDAEPHAFTLLAAGVQRQLYSMGWRELRAIQAKAIRAYVGTDADLLIMAETAGGKTEAAFLPVLSAISTEPSGSVRAMYIGPLKALINDQFGRLEDLCTHLDVKVHRWHGDVSASQKAALVKEPSGVLLITPESLESLLINRTRHLGDLFGGLRAIVVDEVHAFLSGERGLHLASLLSRVRRYVRQDQRRPRMLGLSATVGDPSAAQRYLSPHDAGHVSIIADDGPGKEIKFRIHGYIKDTDGEVGVRDQGVVGTDPTPAPDADLVTMQRIAQDLAEHCRTHSNLVFANAKGDIELYADMANECCRTDGLPEAFLVHHGSLAKEVREDTEVTMKGGRPMTTVCSSTLEMGIDIGSVWMVGQIGAPWSVASFKQRLGRSGRKDGEPRRLRGYVICESSTNERDPLSQLPLELLQTVAICELMLRQWVEPPAPSSLDLSTLAHQMISTVAETGAVDAATLHQRLCRDGPFVHFDKPMFAAVLRNLGAVDVLEQGPDGNLILGLEGERLRAQKDFYAAFASRIEFAIIAGDRTLGSLPIDTVPKVGEHLVFAARRWQVTDVDAARMSLYVTPAKRRQRPVFTGGLGDIHPTVRDEMLAVLAGHTTFAYLDPTSAEALDRARHAARSRGLGRRALVDLTSERCLWLTWTGTRQHRTCLAFLNWAGVDVIDRQVAIECRASTEAVRRLLKEAIKAPPALRDLAQMVAPKQFRKFDHLFAEDLLNESIAVDRLDERWTDVFAAIAND, encoded by the coding sequence ATGACGTCGTCGCCGCCTGATGCCGAGCCGCATGCATTCACCCTTCTTGCGGCGGGGGTACAACGTCAACTCTACTCAATGGGCTGGCGGGAGCTTCGGGCAATTCAAGCCAAGGCGATCCGAGCCTATGTCGGGACCGATGCCGACTTGCTCATCATGGCGGAGACTGCCGGAGGCAAGACAGAGGCGGCATTCCTGCCCGTGCTATCCGCTATCTCAACCGAGCCGAGCGGATCGGTGCGCGCCATGTACATCGGTCCTCTGAAAGCCTTGATCAATGATCAGTTCGGCCGTCTTGAAGATCTGTGTACGCACCTCGACGTCAAGGTGCATCGCTGGCATGGCGACGTGTCGGCAAGCCAGAAAGCCGCACTGGTCAAAGAGCCCAGCGGCGTTCTTCTCATCACGCCCGAGTCGCTTGAGTCACTGCTGATCAATCGTACCCGCCACCTTGGGGATCTGTTCGGAGGCCTGCGGGCGATCGTGGTCGATGAAGTCCACGCGTTTCTCTCCGGAGAGCGAGGGTTGCACCTCGCGAGCCTCCTCTCGCGCGTCAGGCGGTATGTGCGGCAGGATCAGCGGAGACCGCGAATGCTCGGGTTGTCGGCCACCGTCGGCGATCCGTCTGCGGCGCAGCGCTACCTCAGCCCACACGATGCTGGCCATGTCAGCATCATCGCTGATGACGGACCTGGAAAGGAGATCAAGTTTCGCATCCACGGCTACATCAAGGACACGGACGGCGAAGTAGGTGTCCGAGACCAGGGTGTGGTAGGTACCGATCCGACGCCGGCGCCGGACGCTGACCTAGTGACGATGCAACGCATCGCTCAGGATCTCGCCGAGCATTGCCGTACACACAGTAACCTCGTGTTCGCCAACGCGAAGGGCGACATCGAGTTGTACGCCGACATGGCCAATGAGTGCTGCCGGACAGATGGCCTGCCCGAGGCGTTTCTCGTTCACCACGGCTCGCTGGCGAAGGAGGTACGAGAAGACACGGAGGTCACGATGAAGGGCGGGCGGCCGATGACGACCGTGTGCTCCAGTACGCTCGAGATGGGAATCGACATCGGCTCTGTCTGGATGGTGGGTCAGATCGGCGCGCCGTGGTCGGTAGCGTCCTTCAAGCAGCGCCTTGGGAGGAGCGGACGCAAGGACGGTGAGCCCCGCCGCCTGCGGGGGTATGTGATCTGCGAGTCCAGCACCAACGAGAGAGATCCGTTGTCACAGCTCCCACTGGAGCTTCTGCAGACCGTCGCCATTTGTGAACTCATGCTCCGGCAATGGGTCGAGCCGCCCGCGCCTTCCTCATTGGATCTGAGCACCCTCGCGCACCAGATGATCAGCACGGTTGCCGAGACGGGCGCGGTGGACGCAGCGACGCTGCATCAGCGGCTCTGTCGTGATGGTCCGTTTGTGCACTTTGACAAACCGATGTTCGCCGCCGTGCTCCGAAACCTGGGCGCTGTGGACGTTTTAGAACAGGGGCCTGATGGCAATCTCATCCTCGGCCTTGAGGGAGAGCGACTTCGGGCGCAGAAGGACTTCTACGCAGCGTTCGCCAGCCGCATCGAGTTCGCGATTATCGCGGGTGATCGTACACTGGGGTCGCTTCCAATCGACACGGTCCCCAAGGTCGGCGAGCACTTGGTGTTCGCTGCGCGGCGCTGGCAGGTTACCGATGTCGATGCCGCCCGAATGAGTCTGTATGTGACGCCCGCAAAGCGCCGGCAGCGTCCAGTCTTCACTGGCGGGTTGGGTGACATTCATCCGACGGTTCGGGATGAGATGCTCGCTGTGCTCGCTGGCCATACGACGTTTGCCTACCTTGACCCGACGTCCGCAGAGGCTCTGGATCGAGCACGTCACGCTGCCCGTTCTCGAGGCCTCGGTCGACGTGCCCTAGTCGACCTGACATCAGAGCGCTGCCTGTGGTTGACCTGGACTGGTACGCGGCAGCATCGAACGTGCCTCGCCTTCTTGAACTGGGCTGGCGTAGACGTTATCGACCGGCAGGTAGCTATCGAGTGCCGTGCCAGCACGGAAGCTGTGCGACGACTCTTGAAGGAGGCAATCAAGGCGCCGCCTGCCCTCCGAGACCTCGCGCAGATGGTTGCGCCGAAGCAGTTCAGAAAGTTCGACCATCTTTTCGCTGAAGACCTCCTCAATGAGTCCATCGCAGTGGACAGACTGGACGAACGCTGGACGGACGTTTTCGCGGCGATCGCGAACGACTGA